TCTCGCTGAATATCGTGAAATAGAAGTAATGAATTATGTTGGACGATTTTATGCTGTTATAGGTCTGTTGGTAATTGCAGGCGTTTGTCTCGTTTTGCGAATGGCTGATCTGAGTATCATCAAGCACGATTTCTTATTAAAACAAGGCGATGCTCGTATGCATCGTATTGTGAGTGTTCCGGCTCATCGAGGAATGATTACTGATCGTAATGGGAAGCCTCTTGCAGTCAGTGCACAAGTGAATGCAGTATGGGTCAATCCAAAATTAATTCCACTGGATCATCCTGAATTTGATCAATTCGCAAAATTGTTAGGATGGACCCCTACAAAATTACGTCATCGATTATTTCAGTCCAAAAAGAAAACATTTGTCTATTTAAACCGAAGTTTGCCGCCTGGTCAGGCAGAAGCAATTAAAAATCTAGGTATTCCCGGGATTTACACGGAAAAAACATTTAAGCGATTTTATCCTGAAGGCGATGTGATGGCGCATCTGCTCGGAAATACCAATGTGGATGATGCGGGCCAGGAGGGAATCGAGTTAGAATTTGATGAATGGTTGCGTGGAGTGCCTGGGAAAAAAGAAGTGATTAAAGATCGATTGGGTCAAGTGGTAGCAGAATTAAATACCATTCGACAACCGCGAGAAGGTCACGATTTAGCTTTGTCGATCGATAATAGAATTCAATTTATTGCGTATCGAGCAATTGGAGAGATAGTTGAGCAATATCATGCAAAAGCCGGTACTGTGATTGTTGTTGATGTAAATAATGGCGAAATTTTAGCAATGGCCAACGTTCCTTCGTATAATCCAAATTCAATTACGGGTCCGCGAGATGGGCGATATCGAAATCGTGCAGTAACCGATGTTTTTGAACCAGGTTCAACAATGAAAGCGTTTAGTGCGGCGACATTTTTGCAGTCAGGAAAATTTAAACCAGACACCATTATAGATACCAATCCAGGGCGAATTACTATCGATGGCAATACGATTAGCGATGTGCATAATTACGGCGTAATTACAGTGAGTCAAGCTGTACAACATTCCAGTAATGTTGCGATGAGTAAAATGGCGGCGGTTGTCGGGGCACAAAAAATATCTCAAACACTTTTTCATCTTGGATTTGGAGAAAAAACGAGCAGTGGATTTCCAGGCGAAGTATCAGGAACTTTATCAACGCGTCAACGATGGCGACCGATTGAAACAGCAACTTTAGCGATGGGCTATGCCATGACAGTCACACCGTTGCAATTAGCGCAAGGTTATACTGCGTTGGCAGCGGGTGGAATAAAGCGACCCATTTCGTTAGTGAAAAATGAACGTGTTCCGCCGGGGGAACGAATTTTGCCAGAGAAGATTGTGCAAGAAGTTGTAAAAATGCTGGGTCTTGTAACCGAGAAAGAGGGTACTGGTACACGAGCAAATGTTGCTGGGTATCATGTTGGCGGTAAAACGGGAACGGCCTATATTGCTGGTAAGCACGGATACGATCATTCTCGTTATTCGTCTTCTTTTGCGGGCCTCGCCCCCTTGGATAAACCGCGATTAGCGTGTATTGTGGTTGTGACTGAGCCACAGTCAGAACATTTTGGCGGAGTTGTTGCGGCTCCTGTTTTTGCAAAGGTTATGGCGGGCGCGTTACGCATTTTAGCGGTACCACCTGATAATTTGCCTCCTGCAACTGTTGAACAGCAACCAGCTTCAGCTTTAGCGCCAGCAAAAACGTAGTAAAGAGTAAAAGATGAGAGAAAAAAAATGGCTGATTTAGCGTATTGTTTATCAGGTATTGTGACGCCTTCTTTTTCAGCAGAGTTTGATCGCTTGGTGTTAGATTCACGCCAAGTCACTAATAAAGATGTGTTTGTTGCTTTGTCAGGCGAAGAATTTGATGGTCATAATTTTATTCAAGATGCACTAGCAAAAGGTGTGGTGGCTGTTCTAGCTGAGCGTGAAATTGAAAAAAATGATCGAGTGATTGTTGTTCCCGAGTTGCGGCATTATTTAAGCGAAATTGCAGGCCGATTTTACGGAAATCCTTCTTCACAAATGTCAGTTGTT
Above is a window of Gammaproteobacteria bacterium DNA encoding:
- a CDS encoding penicillin-binding protein 2, yielding MNYVGRFYAVIGLLVIAGVCLVLRMADLSIIKHDFLLKQGDARMHRIVSVPAHRGMITDRNGKPLAVSAQVNAVWVNPKLIPLDHPEFDQFAKLLGWTPTKLRHRLFQSKKKTFVYLNRSLPPGQAEAIKNLGIPGIYTEKTFKRFYPEGDVMAHLLGNTNVDDAGQEGIELEFDEWLRGVPGKKEVIKDRLGQVVAELNTIRQPREGHDLALSIDNRIQFIAYRAIGEIVEQYHAKAGTVIVVDVNNGEILAMANVPSYNPNSITGPRDGRYRNRAVTDVFEPGSTMKAFSAATFLQSGKFKPDTIIDTNPGRITIDGNTISDVHNYGVITVSQAVQHSSNVAMSKMAAVVGAQKISQTLFHLGFGEKTSSGFPGEVSGTLSTRQRWRPIETATLAMGYAMTVTPLQLAQGYTALAAGGIKRPISLVKNERVPPGERILPEKIVQEVVKMLGLVTEKEGTGTRANVAGYHVGGKTGTAYIAGKHGYDHSRYSSSFAGLAPLDKPRLACIVVVTEPQSEHFGGVVAAPVFAKVMAGALRILAVPPDNLPPATVEQQPASALAPAKT